A window from Pseudobutyrivibrio ruminis HUN009 encodes these proteins:
- a CDS encoding ABC transporter permease, producing the protein MGKNIGIFRILKRVLIIVFLASVVVFAIYPIRNQDVTIVVDTNDYFYEKTYSYDELLSNSELIFEINNIQDKNIREIRFHRYFRSIAVDKIVAANIPQYAEIREDHILFNSATVEKMLSLSKSALLERLVFTLVALCVTLLLWIIINAADEKLDPSNNDNHGPINEVGRFFSDLKKYKQYMIFAAKADLNAEVANSYLNRLWWILEPFFNMLVYVIVFGKVMGNSIQNYATFTFSALLMWKYFDHIINYSVKCVRANRDIVTKIYVPKYVLLLTNMVLNFIKLLFSVAVLVIMLGIFKVHIRISIIYVIPAYTLMILFAFGAGMILLHYGVFIDDLSYAVGILLQMAMFLTGIFFDVVTALPTPLNGVMLCINPCTVFIDSMRNALLYGVIANVPLIIIWIILSMLISYIGIHIVFKNENGYVKVI; encoded by the coding sequence ATGGGTAAAAATATAGGCATTTTTCGAATATTGAAGAGAGTATTGATAATAGTATTTCTTGCTTCCGTTGTGGTATTTGCTATTTATCCGATTAGAAATCAAGATGTAACTATTGTCGTCGATACAAATGATTATTTTTATGAAAAAACATATAGTTATGACGAATTATTATCGAATTCGGAATTGATTTTTGAAATCAATAATATACAAGATAAGAATATTCGTGAGATAAGGTTTCATAGATATTTTAGATCTATTGCGGTAGATAAAATAGTGGCAGCTAATATTCCTCAATATGCAGAAATACGAGAAGATCATATATTATTTAATAGTGCTACAGTAGAAAAAATGCTTTCTTTGTCAAAGTCAGCACTATTGGAAAGATTAGTATTTACACTCGTTGCATTATGTGTCACTCTTTTATTATGGATTATTATTAATGCGGCGGACGAAAAGCTGGACCCTTCAAATAATGATAATCATGGACCCATCAATGAGGTAGGTAGATTTTTTTCAGATTTGAAAAAATACAAACAATATATGATATTTGCTGCGAAAGCAGACCTAAATGCGGAAGTGGCAAACTCTTATTTGAATAGATTATGGTGGATTTTGGAACCATTCTTTAATATGCTTGTGTACGTGATTGTGTTTGGAAAGGTAATGGGAAATTCTATTCAGAACTATGCAACATTTACTTTTTCAGCGCTTCTCATGTGGAAGTATTTTGATCATATAATTAATTATAGTGTTAAATGTGTAAGAGCAAATCGAGATATTGTAACAAAAATATATGTTCCTAAATATGTTTTGTTGCTTACTAATATGGTACTTAATTTTATAAAGTTGTTATTTTCTGTAGCAGTTTTAGTTATAATGCTGGGAATTTTTAAAGTACATATTAGAATTAGTATTATATATGTGATTCCGGCATATACTTTGATGATATTGTTTGCATTTGGTGCAGGAATGATTCTGCTTCATTATGGTGTATTTATTGATGATTTAAGTTATGCGGTTGGAATACTCTTACAGATGGCTATGTTTTTAACGGGTATTTTCTTTGATGTAGTCACAGCGTTGCCAACTCCTTTAAATGGAGTCATGCTTTGCATAAATCCGTGCACAGTATTTATTGATAGCATGCGAAATGCACTATTGTATGGAGTTATAGCAAATGTTCCGCTAATAATTATATGGATTATATTAAGCATGCTGATTTCATATATAGGTATTCACATAGTATTTAAAAATGAAAATGGTTATGTAAAGGTAATATAA
- a CDS encoding ABC transporter ATP-binding protein: MKDNIALTVDHVSIDYRDISHMSLAKSLRKDGVKKANIFRAVNDVSFEVKKGEVIGIVGRNGSGKTTMLRSIAGIFQPDEGTIDTHGNRVSLMAIGIGFNPNNTGRENILKSGMLLGCSLDYINDHMDEIIEFSELGEFIDRPVRTYSSGMYSKLSFSVTAVLDTDIMLVDEVLSVGDEHFRQKSFAKMEELIKSDRTVLIVSHATNTLEKFCDRVLWINDGQFMKIGPTSDVLAEYNASQQL; this comes from the coding sequence ATGAAAGATAATATAGCACTAACAGTAGATCATGTGAGTATTGATTATAGAGATATTTCACATATGTCATTAGCGAAAAGCCTTCGTAAAGACGGAGTAAAAAAGGCGAATATTTTTAGAGCTGTAAACGATGTGTCATTTGAAGTAAAAAAAGGTGAAGTAATTGGGATTGTCGGTAGAAATGGGTCAGGAAAGACTACTATGCTTCGTTCGATTGCTGGTATATTTCAACCTGATGAAGGAACTATAGATACTCATGGGAATCGAGTATCTCTTATGGCAATTGGTATAGGATTTAATCCTAACAACACAGGACGTGAAAATATATTAAAATCTGGAATGTTACTTGGTTGTTCCTTAGATTACATTAATGATCATATGGATGAAATAATAGAATTTTCGGAGCTTGGTGAGTTTATTGATAGGCCGGTTAGAACATATTCTTCTGGTATGTATTCGAAGTTATCTTTTTCAGTGACAGCTGTATTGGATACAGATATTATGCTGGTTGATGAAGTACTATCGGTGGGTGATGAACATTTCAGACAAAAGTCATTTGCTAAAATGGAAGAATTAATAAAATCTGACAGAACTGTATTGATAGTTTCACACGCAACCAATACTCTTGAAAAATTCTGTGATAGAGTGTTATGGATAAATGATGGGCAGTTTATGAAAATTGGCCCAACATCTGATGTGTTGGCAGAGTATAACGCTAGTCAGCAACTATAG
- a CDS encoding glycosyltransferase family 2 protein: MKLSVLIPIYNVDKYLEECLSSIQNISYKDVEIICINDGSTDASKDIIDTFCKTDERFIILDKMNSGYGDSLNRGLDIAKGEYVSILESDDTINIAVLEEMLSIAENKELDIVKANYNLLYEDRIEPFQNFKDVTYNEVFCPTEHWNVFLSAPAIWSAVFKREFLVENKIKFLATPGASYQDTSFMFKCWCNASRVLLINDYLINYRQTNENSSSNSSKKIFDILNETNEMKSYVMRNKKLDILPICMRTKWQSFAWTLNRLINTEDKLLFLLKVHEDIIIDFYEGCFEKTYWDESNWNIVFNIICDFGKIITASGYSHSEKNIIHSIVNNTLNGRIVEIDLSYNVENIEIDKLYVINSSLVGYENIVNVFVKKNMRNYLVL, from the coding sequence ATGAAGCTATCAGTACTTATACCTATTTATAACGTAGATAAATATTTGGAAGAGTGTTTAAGCAGCATTCAAAATATCTCTTATAAAGATGTTGAAATTATATGTATTAACGATGGGTCTACCGATGCATCAAAAGATATTATCGATACATTTTGTAAAACTGATGAGAGATTTATTATTTTGGATAAAATGAATTCAGGATATGGTGATTCGTTAAATCGTGGTTTGGATATTGCTAAGGGAGAGTATGTTTCAATTCTTGAGAGCGATGACACAATTAATATCGCTGTTTTGGAAGAAATGCTGTCTATTGCAGAGAATAAAGAATTAGATATTGTAAAAGCGAATTACAATCTTTTATATGAAGACAGAATTGAGCCATTTCAAAATTTCAAAGATGTTACATATAATGAAGTGTTTTGCCCAACAGAACATTGGAACGTTTTTCTGAGCGCGCCTGCAATATGGAGTGCCGTTTTTAAACGTGAGTTTTTGGTGGAAAATAAAATTAAATTTTTAGCTACACCCGGGGCGTCTTATCAAGACACTTCTTTCATGTTCAAGTGTTGGTGTAATGCTAGTAGAGTATTGCTTATTAATGATTACCTCATCAACTACAGACAAACAAATGAAAATTCGTCTAGTAATTCAAGCAAAAAGATATTTGATATTTTAAATGAAACAAACGAAATGAAATCGTATGTAATGAGAAATAAAAAGTTGGATATTTTGCCGATTTGCATGAGAACTAAATGGCAAAGTTTTGCGTGGACTTTGAATAGATTAATAAACACAGAAGATAAGTTATTGTTTTTACTAAAAGTTCATGAGGATATAATTATAGATTTTTATGAAGGTTGTTTTGAAAAAACATATTGGGATGAATCCAATTGGAATATAGTATTTAATATTATTTGCGACTTTGGCAAGATTATAACGGCGAGTGGGTATTCTCACAGTGAAAAGAATATAATTCATTCTATAGTTAATAATACATTGAATGGAAGAATTGTTGAGATAGATTTATCTTATAATGTAGAAAATATTGAGATTGATAAATTATATGTTATCAATAGCAGCCTTGTTGGATATGAAAATATCGTAAATGTCTTTGTGAAAAAGAACATGAGAAATTATTTGGTGTTGTGA
- a CDS encoding LicD family protein, whose protein sequence is MNLVQVDKNILNIIKTYQTEYYDKYLEYESRENVFWNLSAIRRKSLEWYRIAKNHNVLIIGDNYGAITGIASEMAGNVDVIVQTEDCLDAIRVRYKSRNNIAVYTSSNDLPERQFDFVIISLDNVVDYDWQNSFVVDTYIDGISDRITDDCMILVLARGEKEYDLERILYNHGFKYQNEIDYASLGFIFIEVCYQPFEKFEIPATIVESNRNELVDCSWVRKNYLPIGGPEVIDQDTNLIEDVKKVEIDLLAELKRVCEANSLQLYPIYGTLLGAMRDGGFIPGDDDVDVAMPRADYNKLIELQEEFTGDYFLQTPYNENCFYGGYLKLRNKSTTAINPQNEFVDICEGIGIDIFPLDTVYSNSFKEKRKKRSIRFLQRLLFAKSYGYFRQFRDMPMLKWKAYKYVGKLFDKKKLVDRLYEKMEEGQHESGKYAIYCHYNGRLDIAKYFNKKDFKKTFSLNYEGQLLDVPAGWNNVLISTYGEGYLEKPGFNEWKQRHGFYDVNVPYQVYKKRFGGLKYPSTISEPIILFGDGSVFKGCLEYYQSRVNIIYLVQLPGESKMESVMGMQVLSWDEFEKLKVPRESYRAVICSGDSRRAESILKDNGFEDYYIFWYNRQWMLHANQSAIWAEIERSK, encoded by the coding sequence GTGAATTTAGTACAAGTCGATAAAAATATACTTAATATAATAAAAACATATCAAACAGAGTATTATGATAAATATCTAGAATATGAATCTAGAGAAAATGTATTTTGGAATCTATCTGCGATACGTAGAAAATCATTGGAATGGTATAGAATTGCAAAAAATCATAATGTATTAATAATAGGTGACAACTATGGAGCTATAACAGGCATAGCTAGTGAAATGGCGGGAAATGTAGATGTTATAGTTCAGACTGAAGATTGTTTGGATGCGATTAGAGTAAGATATAAATCAAGGAATAATATTGCAGTCTACACATCATCAAATGACTTGCCTGAAAGACAATTTGATTTTGTTATTATTAGTCTAGACAATGTTGTCGATTATGATTGGCAAAACTCCTTTGTGGTAGACACATACATAGATGGGATTTCTGATAGAATTACTGATGATTGTATGATATTGGTTCTTGCCAGGGGAGAGAAAGAATATGACTTAGAGCGGATTTTGTATAATCACGGTTTTAAATATCAAAACGAAATTGATTATGCTAGCTTAGGATTTATCTTTATTGAAGTATGTTATCAACCATTTGAAAAGTTTGAGATTCCTGCTACTATTGTTGAAAGTAATCGAAATGAACTTGTGGACTGTTCTTGGGTTAGAAAGAATTATCTTCCTATTGGTGGGCCAGAAGTTATAGACCAAGATACAAACTTAATAGAAGATGTAAAGAAAGTAGAAATTGATTTATTGGCGGAGCTGAAGCGTGTTTGCGAAGCAAATTCACTACAACTGTATCCTATATATGGAACTTTGTTAGGCGCTATGAGAGACGGCGGCTTTATTCCGGGAGATGATGATGTGGATGTTGCGATGCCAAGAGCAGATTATAACAAGCTTATTGAGCTTCAGGAGGAGTTTACTGGAGACTATTTCTTACAGACTCCTTATAATGAAAACTGTTTTTATGGCGGTTATCTAAAACTACGTAATAAATCAACCACCGCAATCAATCCTCAAAATGAGTTTGTAGATATATGTGAAGGCATTGGAATAGATATTTTCCCGTTGGACACTGTTTATTCTAATAGCTTTAAGGAAAAAAGAAAGAAAAGAAGCATTAGATTTTTACAAAGGCTTTTGTTTGCTAAATCATATGGTTATTTTAGGCAGTTTCGAGATATGCCAATGTTGAAATGGAAAGCCTATAAATATGTTGGAAAGCTGTTCGATAAGAAAAAGCTTGTGGACAGGCTTTACGAAAAAATGGAGGAAGGGCAGCATGAATCTGGCAAGTATGCTATATATTGCCACTACAATGGTAGGTTAGATATAGCTAAGTATTTCAATAAAAAGGATTTCAAAAAGACATTCAGTCTTAATTATGAGGGGCAATTATTAGATGTTCCTGCAGGTTGGAACAATGTTTTGATAAGTACTTATGGCGAAGGCTACCTTGAGAAACCTGGCTTCAATGAATGGAAGCAACGGCATGGATTCTATGATGTTAATGTTCCATACCAAGTATATAAAAAGCGATTTGGAGGGCTAAAATATCCATCTACTATTTCAGAACCAATTATTCTATTCGGAGATGGTAGTGTGTTTAAAGGTTGTCTAGAGTATTATCAGTCGCGAGTAAATATTATATACCTTGTGCAATTGCCAGGTGAATCAAAAATGGAATCTGTAATGGGGATGCAGGTGCTTTCTTGGGATGAATTTGAAAAATTAAAAGTACCTAGAGAATCATATAGAGCTGTTATTTGTTCGGGGGATTCTAGACGAGCTGAATCCATTCTTAAAGATAATGGTTTTGAAGATTATTACATTTTTTGGTACAACAGACAATGGATGTTGCATGCGAACCAGTCTGCTATTTGGGCTGAGATTGAAAGGAGTAAATAA
- a CDS encoding adenylyltransferase/cytidyltransferase family protein produces the protein MKQLEKGILLWYPFKENSRILGINTPDSLNDIVYTGKPIGKYDYVVLYDALDKIEIAKDYLTEDGVLITIIDNLLGARFFCGESRREGLFQKSQIENILEQNGFNNNKFYSVFPNYKEPQLIFAAGTDIKESLECRYIPKYEDNKKIYISEGKLCDGFAQEGVLDVFANSYFIESTNGENIADVESVTLSLDRSCEKAMITILSKDRVIKKAANIEGIVALKQTYDNHSYLQKRNISVIPTELIGDMLTMPYIDYSLANNYLMNLLVTDAELFKKRFDEFYNVIIESSEVVDNNSLGPILKKGFIDLVPINSFWDGEKYIIFDQEYCIPCLPANVMVFRAIVIIYDGINENEALVSREYLYEKYNMSNCLNELSAISSSFINQLREKEIYEYNKKHQIFPQQINENYQRMFSKMNEDSHIDGIEEKIIDEYKKHCFDGIENKEIVVWGTGAWADKFMNFYRNDYKIISVIDNNGEKNGHSFYGVKVDSPESLKSPTYNFKVIVCVKNCLSIIKQLYDMGVSNIGVYDANYLYERTIPMRFSQENVKKKYKVGYVSGVFDLYHIGHINMFRRAKEQCEYLIVAVTSDEYVREHKKREPFIPVDERVECVKSCRYVDEVFITPYKYCGIDDAYRKFHYDVQFCGSDYANNSWWLDQKRWLEEHGSHLEFLSYTEQTSSTKIKELIQKGLL, from the coding sequence ATGAAACAGTTGGAAAAAGGAATATTGTTATGGTATCCGTTCAAAGAAAATTCAAGGATATTAGGAATAAATACACCTGATTCATTAAATGATATCGTATATACTGGTAAGCCTATAGGAAAGTACGATTATGTAGTTCTTTATGATGCGCTTGATAAGATTGAGATAGCAAAAGATTATTTAACTGAGGATGGCGTCCTAATCACAATAATAGATAATTTGCTCGGTGCAAGATTTTTTTGCGGAGAATCTCGAAGAGAAGGATTATTTCAAAAATCTCAAATCGAAAACATTCTAGAACAAAATGGATTTAATAATAATAAGTTTTATTCGGTATTTCCAAATTATAAAGAACCACAATTGATTTTTGCGGCTGGAACAGATATAAAGGAATCACTCGAATGTAGATATATACCAAAATACGAAGATAATAAAAAAATATATATATCAGAGGGAAAATTGTGCGATGGGTTTGCTCAAGAAGGCGTTTTGGATGTATTTGCAAATTCTTATTTTATAGAAAGCACAAATGGTGAAAATATAGCAGATGTTGAATCAGTGACATTATCATTAGATAGAAGCTGTGAAAAAGCGATGATAACTATACTTTCAAAAGATAGAGTTATTAAGAAAGCTGCAAATATAGAGGGTATAGTAGCGTTAAAACAAACATATGATAATCATAGTTATTTGCAGAAGCGAAATATCTCTGTTATACCAACGGAGTTGATTGGTGATATGCTGACTATGCCCTATATAGATTACTCACTTGCAAATAATTATTTAATGAATTTGTTAGTGACAGATGCTGAGCTATTTAAAAAGCGTTTTGATGAGTTTTATAATGTAATAATTGAATCATCTGAAGTTGTAGATAATAATAGTCTGGGACCAATTTTAAAAAAAGGATTTATAGATCTTGTCCCAATTAATTCTTTTTGGGACGGTGAAAAGTATATTATATTTGATCAGGAGTACTGTATTCCGTGTTTGCCTGCGAATGTTATGGTATTTAGAGCGATTGTAATTATTTATGATGGCATAAATGAGAATGAGGCTTTGGTAAGTAGAGAATATCTATATGAGAAATATAATATGTCAAATTGTCTTAACGAGTTATCTGCGATATCAAGTTCATTTATTAACCAACTACGTGAAAAAGAAATATATGAGTATAATAAAAAACATCAAATATTTCCGCAGCAAATAAATGAAAATTACCAAAGGATGTTTAGCAAAATGAACGAAGATTCACATATAGATGGTATAGAAGAGAAGATTATAGATGAATATAAAAAACACTGTTTTGATGGGATTGAAAACAAAGAAATAGTTGTTTGGGGAACTGGCGCTTGGGCTGATAAGTTTATGAACTTTTATAGAAATGATTATAAGATTATTTCTGTAATAGATAATAATGGGGAAAAAAATGGACATAGTTTTTATGGGGTAAAAGTTGATTCCCCAGAAAGTTTAAAATCTCCAACATATAATTTTAAGGTTATTGTTTGTGTTAAAAATTGCTTATCAATAATAAAACAGCTTTATGATATGGGGGTAAGCAATATTGGAGTGTATGATGCAAATTACTTATATGAGCGTACTATTCCGATGAGATTTAGCCAAGAAAATGTAAAGAAGAAATATAAAGTTGGTTATGTGTCAGGCGTGTTTGATTTATATCATATTGGACACATAAATATGTTTAGACGCGCAAAGGAACAATGCGAGTACTTAATTGTAGCTGTGACTTCTGATGAATATGTTAGAGAACATAAAAAAAGAGAACCTTTTATTCCAGTAGATGAAAGAGTAGAATGTGTTAAATCATGTAGATATGTAGATGAAGTTTTTATTACACCATATAAGTATTGTGGGATAGACGATGCATATAGAAAATTCCATTATGATGTCCAGTTTTGCGGAAGCGATTATGCAAATAATTCGTGGTGGCTCGACCAAAAGCGATGGTTAGAAGAGCATGGCTCGCATCTAGAATTTCTGTCATATACTGAACAAACAAGTTCAACGAAAATAAAAGAATTAATTCAAAAAGGATTATTGTAA
- a CDS encoding LicD family protein, which translates to MSQLFNIFEDSDNRNIVLFGTGRYASYYMEVYGKYRKPIFMVDNNSGKWGNSYFGCEIKNPNVLSKINVDRVRIIIAVKDYEVILQQLKEIGIAEEFIRVLRVDQPVQKLYEMGYAMAIVDDKGDEQLEYIRNFARVCKRFVLGIPDDLIMGRLYTEARGYNSNILTDSLLSRDWIDDVVTLDYSHLRYPEMHKELQFDACLYGSAYGKEFESDKKYFMEQGVEFISAVPEGRLGKMPGDPLELGIDNIHTTTKKIVIFGTGLYAQKFMQEYPDCPVAYAIDSNPDLWGNTFGDLIVHSPVKLREEVVDNTVVIICAKDYDSIISTIHEYGDFHYLTMVYRQEIALLENFGVVEQDEQDYIVKAHNILYKLVEEFKSVCDEYGLHYYIICGSLIGVLRHQDMVPWDDDIDIAMPREDYNKLKKIAKERWDNDTFKFLDYKDYGGGAFLDCMPRLFYLKSKLPTKVFKKVQGKATADVADRMFLDIYVMDNAHPNPKVHAFCMGCMKGIYNLCMGHRGVKDYSEYEGYVSKDVLMLMKTLHAIGSILPLPFLIWMYECFSQSANWNKKCDSYFMNACAIVCIERTFKKEFFEEGGHGMLHGIDVKIPKDPDGLFTAMHYGGLASIMNYPPYSIRKPSHYFNCDIEIWR; encoded by the coding sequence ATGTCGCAATTATTTAATATATTTGAAGACAGTGATAATAGAAACATAGTATTATTTGGAACGGGGAGGTATGCTTCGTATTATATGGAAGTATACGGAAAGTATCGTAAACCAATTTTTATGGTTGATAATAATTCCGGTAAGTGGGGCAATAGTTATTTTGGATGCGAGATTAAGAACCCAAATGTATTATCAAAAATAAATGTAGATAGGGTCAGAATTATTATCGCTGTCAAGGACTATGAAGTTATACTACAACAACTGAAAGAAATCGGTATAGCTGAGGAATTCATTAGAGTATTAAGAGTTGATCAACCAGTTCAGAAACTATACGAGATGGGATATGCCATGGCAATAGTGGATGATAAAGGAGATGAGCAGCTCGAATATATAAGGAACTTTGCAAGAGTTTGTAAGCGATTTGTTTTAGGAATTCCAGATGATTTGATTATGGGGCGCTTATATACAGAGGCTAGAGGATATAATTCGAATATATTAACAGATTCTTTATTATCTAGAGATTGGATAGATGATGTAGTTACTTTGGACTATTCACATTTACGATATCCAGAGATGCATAAAGAGTTGCAATTTGATGCTTGTCTATATGGCTCAGCTTATGGAAAAGAATTTGAATCTGATAAGAAATACTTTATGGAGCAAGGTGTTGAGTTTATAAGTGCTGTTCCTGAGGGACGATTAGGCAAAATGCCAGGCGACCCATTAGAGCTTGGAATAGATAATATTCATACTACAACAAAGAAAATAGTTATATTTGGAACAGGTTTGTATGCACAAAAGTTTATGCAAGAGTATCCGGATTGTCCTGTAGCATATGCTATCGATAGTAATCCAGATTTGTGGGGAAATACATTTGGTGATTTAATAGTACATTCTCCTGTAAAACTAAGGGAGGAAGTTGTAGATAACACGGTTGTTATCATATGTGCAAAAGATTACGATAGCATTATTTCTACTATACATGAATATGGTGATTTCCATTATTTAACTATGGTATATCGTCAGGAAATAGCGCTTCTAGAAAACTTTGGAGTTGTTGAGCAGGATGAGCAAGATTATATCGTAAAGGCTCACAATATTCTTTATAAGTTAGTCGAGGAGTTTAAGTCTGTTTGTGATGAATATGGGCTTCACTACTACATTATTTGTGGGTCATTGATAGGTGTGTTACGCCACCAGGATATGGTTCCATGGGATGATGATATCGATATTGCTATGCCTCGCGAAGACTATAATAAGTTGAAAAAAATAGCCAAAGAACGCTGGGATAATGATACATTCAAATTTTTAGATTATAAAGATTATGGCGGAGGTGCGTTCTTAGATTGTATGCCTAGACTATTCTATCTTAAATCCAAGTTACCAACAAAGGTCTTCAAAAAGGTACAAGGAAAAGCGACTGCAGACGTTGCGGATAGAATGTTCTTAGATATATATGTAATGGACAATGCTCATCCAAATCCAAAGGTTCATGCATTCTGTATGGGATGTATGAAGGGAATCTATAATCTTTGTATGGGACACAGAGGTGTTAAGGATTATAGTGAATACGAAGGATATGTCTCTAAAGACGTACTGATGCTTATGAAGACATTACATGCTATAGGAAGTATTTTACCACTACCATTTTTGATATGGATGTACGAATGCTTCAGTCAAAGTGCAAATTGGAATAAGAAGTGTGATTCGTACTTTATGAATGCATGTGCGATTGTTTGCATCGAAAGAACTTTTAAAAAGGAGTTCTTTGAAGAAGGTGGACATGGTATGCTTCACGGAATAGATGTTAAGATACCAAAAGATCCAGATGGATTATTTACAGCGATGCACTATGGTGGACTTGCATCTATTATGAATTATCCACCTTATTCGATAAGAAAGCCTTCGCACTATTTCAATTGTGATATTGAAATTTGGAGATAG